In Marmota flaviventris isolate mMarFla1 chromosome 15, mMarFla1.hap1, whole genome shotgun sequence, a single window of DNA contains:
- the Arc gene encoding activity-regulated cytoskeleton-associated protein, translated as MELDHMTSGGLHAYPGPRGGPAAKPNVILQIGKCRAEMLEHVRRTHRHLLTEVSKQVERELKGLHRSVGKLENNLDGYVPTSDSQRWKKSIKACLCRCQETIANLERWVKREMHVWREVFYRLEKWADRLESMGGKYPVGNDAARHTVSVGVGGPESYCHETDGYDYTVSPYAITPPPAAGELPGQEPAEAQQYQPWGPGEDGQPSPGVDTQIFEDPREFLSHLEEYLRQVGGSEEYWLSQIQNHMNGPAKKWWEFKQGSVKNWVEFKKEFLQYSEGTLSREAIQRELDLPQKQGEPLDQFLWRKRDLYQTLYVDAEEEEIIQYVVGTLQPKLKRFLRHPLPKTLEQLIQRGMEVQDGLEQGVEPAGPQVPTEDEAEALTPALTSESVASDRTQPE; from the coding sequence ATGGAGCTGGACCACATGACGAGCGGCGGCCTCCACGCCTACCCTGGGCCGCGGGGCGGGCCGGCGGCCAAGCCCAACGTGATCCTGCAGATCGGTAAGTGCCGCGCCGAGATGCTGGAGCACGTGCGGAGGACCCATCGGCACCTGCTGACCGAGGTGTCCAAGCAGGTAGAGCGCGAGCTGAAGGGGCTGCACAGGTCGGTGGGCAAGCTGGAGAACAACTTGGACGGCTACGTGCCCACGAGCGACTCGCAGCGCTGGAAGAAGTCCATCAAGGCCTGCCTGTGCCGCTGCCAGGAGACCATCGCCAACCTGGAGCGCTGGGTCAAGCGCGAGATGCATGTGTGGCGCGAGGTCTTCTACAGACTGGAGAAGTGGGCCGACCGCCTGGAGTCCATGGGCGGCAAGTACCCGGTGGGCAACGATGCAGCCCGCCACACGGTCTCCGTGGGCGTGGGGGGTCCTGAGAGCTACTGCCACGAGACTGATGGCTACGACTACACGGTCAGCCCCTATGCTATCACTCCGCCACCCGCTGCTGGTGAGCTGCCGGGTCAAGAACCAGCTGAAGCCCAGCAGTACCAGCCCTGGGGGCCTGGAGAGGACGGGCAGCCAAGCCCCGGTGTGGACACTCAGATCTTCGAGGACCCACGGGAGTTCCTGAGCCACCTGGAAGAATACCTGCGGCAGGTGGGTGGCTCTGAGGAGTACTGGCTGTCCCAGATTCAGAACCACATGAATGGGCCAGCCAAGAAGTGGTGGGAGTTCAAGCAGGGCTCTGTGAAGAACTGGGTGGAATTCAAGAAGGAGTTCCTGCAGTACAGCGAGGGCACCCTGTCCCGAGAGGCCATCCAGCGGGAGCTGGACCTGCCACAGAAGCAGGGTGAGCCACTGGATCAGTTCCTGTGGCGCAAGCGGGATCTGTACCAGACCCTGTACGTGGACGCTGAGGAGGAGGAGATCATCCAGTATGTGGTGGGCACCCTGCAGCCCAAGCTTAAGCGCTTTCTGCGCCACCCACTGCCCAAGACCCTGGAGCAGCTCATCCAGAGGGGCATGGAGGTGCAGGACGGCCTGGAGCAGGGGGTTGAGCCAGCCGGCCCCCAGGTGCCCACTGAGGACGAAGCAGAGGCCCTCACTCCCGCCCTCACCAGCGAGTCTGTGGCCAGCGACCGGACCCAGCCTGAATAG